Below is a window of Syngnathus acus chromosome 8, fSynAcu1.2, whole genome shotgun sequence DNA.
TCCCCGCAGCACTCCCTCTCCAACCCACCAGTCGCGGTGAGCACTCTTTTTAACGCTTCTCTTTCTCACCTGCATTTTCTATCTTTCCACGCTTAGTAACCAGgaggacattttattttagcacAATTGCATGGTTGTAGATGGAGGGTGGgctaataatgttttttttttttcccctttttgatTTCCCAGGTGCAGCAGGGAAGCCCGTCGTCAGTGGGCTCGGCCAACACCGAGCACTCGTCATGCTCTTTGAAACCCGTCGCCCTTTATCTGCTCCACAAAGCAACACAGGTATTCCTAAGAACCTCCCGTTCCTCGACCTCCTATGACTTGATGCGCCTTCATTCACCaaagcacccccccccaccttgcTTTTCATTCTGTAGTCCGACCTCACCATCGAGAGGCTAATCGCGATGGAGAACAACAAGAACTCCGACCTGGAGAAGAAGGAGGGACGCATCGACGATTTGTTGCGGGTACGCGTAATCTCGTCACAAAGCTCTCGACGTTCCCGTTTGAAAGCTCATCTTGCGCTTGCTCGTGCGCCGCAGGCTAACTGCGACCTGCGGAGACAAATCGACGAGCAGCAGAGGATGCTTGAGCGATACAAGGAGCGCTTAAATAAGTGCGTGACCATGTCCAAGAAGCTGCTGATTGAAAAAGTACGTCCGCGCTCGTCCGAGCCGTGACATGGGTAGGGCGACTTGTGACTGATTGATCGCCGTTTTTCTCCCGCCGCAGTCCAAGCAGGAGAAGATGGCGTGCCGAGACAAAAGCATGCAGGACCGGCTTCGGCTGGGCCACTTCACCACCGTGCGACACGGAGCCTCGTTCACCGAGCAGTGGACGGACGGCTACGCCTTCCAGAACCTCATCAAGTAAGCGGCACCTCGCCATTGCGACGCGCCGAGGCACAAATAGACCAACTGTCCCTTTTTCTGTCTGCCTCGCCTTGGCAGGCAACAAGAGCGCATCAACTCGCAGCGAGAAGACATCGAGAGGCAACGCAAACTGCTGGCTAAGCGCAAGCCGCCCTCCATGGCCCAAACGCCGCCGCCCAACCTGGAACAGAACAAACGCAAGAGCAAAGCCAACGGCACAGAGAGCGAAGCGTACGCAAATACACTTTTGcacaacagttttgtttttgtttaacttcccttgtttatttttccgaCCGCTTTCCTTGTTGCAGTTTATCGCAGGCCGAGTACCACGAGCAAGAGGAAATCTTCAAGTTACGATTGGGCCATCTAAAGAAGGTAAAGCTTCACTTGAGAGCAGAGCTGGCGCTGGCGAGGGCACGCTGACGCATCTTTGTCACCTTTTGCAGGAGGAGGCTGAGATCCAGGCAGAGCTGGAGAGGTTGGAGAGAGTCCGCAACCTGCACATTCGCGAGCTCAAAAGAATCCACAACGAGGATAACTCCCAGTAGGCttcctcgtttttttttcctctttccctCAGAATTGTTTGTTGCTAGGACACTCACCGTCTTCTCCTGCTTGCAGATTCAAAGATCACCCGACGCTAAACGACCGATACCTGCTTCTCCATTTACTCGGACGCGGGGGTTTCAGCGAAGTTTACAAGGTGAGAGAAAGCTTCGATATAAAATAAGAAACTGAGTTAATATTTTAGTCTCACGAAACTTCCTCTTTCAGGCCTTTGATTTAACAGAGCAAAGGTACGTGGCCGTCAAAATCCACCAGCTCAACAAAAACTGGAGGGACgagaaaaaggaaaactaCCACAAGTGAGCGACCGGCAACCGGCGCCCCATTCCACCGACGACTCCACTTCCTTCTTAACGCACgttgaatttgttttcagaCACGCATGCAGAGAATACAGAATCCACAAAGAGCTGGACCACCCGCGAATAGTTAAACTCTACGACTACTTCTCGCTCGACACAGACTCGTAAGTTTTGCTTTCCGACGATGCCGTCGTTCATTTCGAGGAGCTTTTCTCTTCACGTTGCTCGCTGGTAGGTTTTGCACAGTCCTGGAGTACTGCGAGGGCAACGACCTGGACTTCTACTTGAAACAGCACAAGCTGATGTCTGAGAAGGAGGGCCGCTCCATCATCATGCAGATTGTCAACGCCCTCAAGTACCTCAACGAGATCCGGCCGCCCATCATCCACTACGACCTTAAACCCGGTGGGGTGTTATTCACCAAAGTcaaatgattgttttgattatgaaatgttaaaatgtcaaatactCCAGGTAACATCCTGCTTGTGAACGGCACGGCGTGCGGAGAGATCAAGATCACAGATTTCGGCCTATCTAAGATTATGGACGACGACAGCTACAACTCCGTGGACGGCATGGAGCTCACGTCGCAGGGAGCCGGCACGTACTGGTGAGATGAAAGCTCCAGGACATGAACGTGGGCTTTTTGAAACGTCTTTTTGAATATTCGATTCTCATGCCGTCTTCTCAGGTACCTGCCGCCCGAGTGTTTTGTAGTCGG
It encodes the following:
- the tlk2 gene encoding serine/threonine-protein kinase tousled-like 2 isoform X1, with translation MMEELHSLDPRRQELLEARFTGVGVAKGSGQSQNESSNQSLCSVGSLSDKELETPEKKANDQRVRKRKADHFDGSQGKAGTRGHKISDYFEFAGGSGPGASPARGIPPVVRSSPQHSLSNPPVAVQQGSPSSVGSANTEHSSCSLKPVALYLLHKATQSDLTIERLIAMENNKNSDLEKKEGRIDDLLRANCDLRRQIDEQQRMLERYKERLNKCVTMSKKLLIEKSKQEKMACRDKSMQDRLRLGHFTTVRHGASFTEQWTDGYAFQNLIKQQERINSQREDIERQRKLLAKRKPPSMAQTPPPNLEQNKRKSKANGTESEALSQAEYHEQEEIFKLRLGHLKKEEAEIQAELERLERVRNLHIRELKRIHNEDNSQFKDHPTLNDRYLLLHLLGRGGFSEVYKAFDLTEQRYVAVKIHQLNKNWRDEKKENYHKHACREYRIHKELDHPRIVKLYDYFSLDTDSFCTVLEYCEGNDLDFYLKQHKLMSEKEGRSIIMQIVNALKYLNEIRPPIIHYDLKPGNILLVNGTACGEIKITDFGLSKIMDDDSYNSVDGMELTSQGAGTYWYLPPECFVVGKEPPKISNKVDVWSVGVIFYQCLYGRKPFGHNQSQQDILQENTILKATDVQFPPKPVVTPEAKAFIRRCLVYRKEDRIDVHQLSNDPFLMPHIRKSVASSGNSAMAVASTSSSSNSSASN
- the tlk2 gene encoding serine/threonine-protein kinase tousled-like 2 isoform X2 — protein: MMEELHSLDPRRQELLEARFTGVGVAKGSGQSQNESSNQSLCSVGSLSDKELETPEKKANDQRVRKRKADHFDGSQGKAGTRGHKISDYFEVQQGSPSSVGSANTEHSSCSLKPVALYLLHKATQSDLTIERLIAMENNKNSDLEKKEGRIDDLLRANCDLRRQIDEQQRMLERYKERLNKCVTMSKKLLIEKSKQEKMACRDKSMQDRLRLGHFTTVRHGASFTEQWTDGYAFQNLIKQQERINSQREDIERQRKLLAKRKPPSMAQTPPPNLEQNKRKSKANGTESEALSQAEYHEQEEIFKLRLGHLKKEEAEIQAELERLERVRNLHIRELKRIHNEDNSQFKDHPTLNDRYLLLHLLGRGGFSEVYKAFDLTEQRYVAVKIHQLNKNWRDEKKENYHKHACREYRIHKELDHPRIVKLYDYFSLDTDSFCTVLEYCEGNDLDFYLKQHKLMSEKEGRSIIMQIVNALKYLNEIRPPIIHYDLKPGNILLVNGTACGEIKITDFGLSKIMDDDSYNSVDGMELTSQGAGTYWYLPPECFVVGKEPPKISNKVDVWSVGVIFYQCLYGRKPFGHNQSQQDILQENTILKATDVQFPPKPVVTPEAKAFIRRCLVYRKEDRIDVHQLSNDPFLMPHIRKSVASSGNSAMAVASTSSSSNSSASN